A DNA window from Tachysurus fulvidraco isolate hzauxx_2018 chromosome 4, HZAU_PFXX_2.0, whole genome shotgun sequence contains the following coding sequences:
- the si:ch211-217g15.3 gene encoding uncharacterized protein si:ch211-217g15.3 isoform X1: MFRSCVLLCLSVMLYCTTSSPYKSWEKEKHTAVQDTRSYDINEKIMLGLKEVEPVEAQDLTEFDLDPHMAIWKAMKQFRQQKDNKPEHLAGNEQDEAYLEPQYYRRGLLYQEAEKDLDDVYHNIRGLVNHDDLKDIVVHPEIPEADKSEVVELRESIVYLTPEEDLDGLYHGDFTGQVFQVPVIFPEDHHKNVHTEAEEDKDHLFHS; this comes from the exons ATGTTCAG GTCCTGTGTTCTGCTCTGCTTGTCAGTGATGCTGTACTGCACCACATCAAGTCCATATAAATCTTGg gaaaaggaaaagcaTACAGCAGTTCAAGATACAAG GTCTTATGATATTAATGAGAAGATCATGCTGGGACTTAAGGAAGTTGAACCTGTAGAGGCGCAGGATCTGACAGAGTTCGACCTTGATCCCCATATGGCCATATGGAAAGCTATGAAGCAGTTTCGCCAGCAGAAAGACAATAAGCCTGAGCACTTAGCTGGAAATGAGCAGGATGAAGCCTACCTTGAACCTCAGTACTATAGGCGAGGCCTGCTCTATCAAGAAGCCGAGAAGGACCTAGATGACGTTTACCATAACATACGAGGACTAGTGAACCATGATGACCTCAAAGACATAGTGGTCCATCCTGAGATACCAGAGGCTGACAAGTCTGAAGTGGTGGAACTGCGTGAATCAATTGTGTATTTGACCCCAGAAGAAGACCTAGATGGCCTGTATCATGGAGATTTTACAGGCCAAGTGTTCCAGGTTCCAGTCATCTTTCCAGAAGATCACCACAAGAATGTTCATACAGAAGCTGAAGAGGACAAAGATCACCTCTTTCATAGCTGA
- the si:ch211-217g15.3 gene encoding uncharacterized protein si:ch211-217g15.3 isoform X2, translating to MLYCTTSSPYKSWEKEKHTAVQDTRSYDINEKIMLGLKEVEPVEAQDLTEFDLDPHMAIWKAMKQFRQQKDNKPEHLAGNEQDEAYLEPQYYRRGLLYQEAEKDLDDVYHNIRGLVNHDDLKDIVVHPEIPEADKSEVVELRESIVYLTPEEDLDGLYHGDFTGQVFQVPVIFPEDHHKNVHTEAEEDKDHLFHS from the exons ATGCTGTACTGCACCACATCAAGTCCATATAAATCTTGg gaaaaggaaaagcaTACAGCAGTTCAAGATACAAG GTCTTATGATATTAATGAGAAGATCATGCTGGGACTTAAGGAAGTTGAACCTGTAGAGGCGCAGGATCTGACAGAGTTCGACCTTGATCCCCATATGGCCATATGGAAAGCTATGAAGCAGTTTCGCCAGCAGAAAGACAATAAGCCTGAGCACTTAGCTGGAAATGAGCAGGATGAAGCCTACCTTGAACCTCAGTACTATAGGCGAGGCCTGCTCTATCAAGAAGCCGAGAAGGACCTAGATGACGTTTACCATAACATACGAGGACTAGTGAACCATGATGACCTCAAAGACATAGTGGTCCATCCTGAGATACCAGAGGCTGACAAGTCTGAAGTGGTGGAACTGCGTGAATCAATTGTGTATTTGACCCCAGAAGAAGACCTAGATGGCCTGTATCATGGAGATTTTACAGGCCAAGTGTTCCAGGTTCCAGTCATCTTTCCAGAAGATCACCACAAGAATGTTCATACAGAAGCTGAAGAGGACAAAGATCACCTCTTTCATAGCTGA